Proteins found in one Miscanthus floridulus cultivar M001 chromosome 4, ASM1932011v1, whole genome shotgun sequence genomic segment:
- the LOC136548739 gene encoding serine carboxypeptidase 1-like has protein sequence MAPRNQISCCILLAAILLALPLTNAAALDQAALLRQLIESRQAQAKSATAAGPAETDPWADRVRSFGHLPTYCKSPKGSMEADRIKALPGQSPRVNLEQYSGYVTVDEEHGRALFYYWFMEIALERLAAKHGANALVAYRHRIKSLGVQYLPFMHVV, from the exons ATGGCGCCGAGGAATCAGATCTCGTGTTGCATTCTCCTCGCGGCGATCCTACTCGCCCTACCGCTGACGAACGCCGCCGCCCTGGACCAAGCCGCGCTGCTGAGGCAGCTCATCGAGTCCCGGCAGGCCCAAGCAAAATCGGCAACCGCAGCCGGGCCTGCCGAAACCGACCCATGGGCTGACCGCGTGAGAAGCTTCGGTCACCTGCCCACGTACTGCAAGTCGCCCAAGGGCAGCATGGAGGCTGACAGGATCAAGGCGCTGCCGGGGCAGTCGCCGCGCGTCAATTTGGAGCAGTACTCCGGCTACGTGACGGTGGACGAAGAGCACGGCCGCGCGCTTTTCTACTACTGGTTCATGGAGATTGCCCTGGAACGATTGGCCGCTAAGCATGGTGCCAACGCTCTCGTGGCTTATCGACACCGGATTAAGAGTTTGGGTGTACAG TATCTACCGTTCATGCACGTCGTGTGA
- the LOC136551943 gene encoding serine carboxypeptidase 1-like yields MTELGPFRVNPDGKTLSRNKHAWNNVANVIFLESPAGVGFSYSNTSSDYDKSGDKRTAVDSYTFLLHWLERFPEYKGRDFYIAGESYAGHYVPELAAVIVAVRLLTGENPTNLKGIFVGNPLLDDYKNDKGSLEFLWNHGVMSDETWANITEHCSFGPSDGILCEEAKSPFNNRNFVNTAGNISRYNIYAPICIQAPNGTSYSSSYLPGYDPCIDNYVEVYLNCPEVQKAIHARANTDWSVCTGLPWNDWPLSMVPTLSWLIDTGLRVWVYSGDMDDVCPITATRYSVKDLNLTVTKPWRPWYTPANEVGGYIQQYERGFTFASVRGSGHLVPSFQPKRSLVLFYSFLKGVLPPAVSLWRP; encoded by the exons ATGACGGAGCTGGGCCCGTTCCGTGTCAACCCCGACGGCAAGAccctgagcaggaacaagcacgCCTGGAACAACG TGGCCAACGTCATCTTCCTTGAGTCGCCGGCCGGAGTCGGGTTCTCCTACTCCAACACGTCGTCGGACTACGACAAAAGTGGTGACAAGAGGACGGCAGTGGACTCGTACACCTTCCTACTCCACTGGCTCGAGCGGTTCCCCGAGTACAAGGGTCGCGACTTCTACATCGCCGGTGAGAGCTACGCCGGCCACTACGTCCCGGAGCTGGCCGCCGTCATCGTGGCCGTCCGCTTACTCACAGGAGAGAACCCGACAAACCTCAAGGGGATCTTC GTTGGCAACCCGTTGCTTGATGATTACAAGAACGACAAGGGCTCTCTCGAGTTCCTGtggaaccatggggtgatgtccGACGAGACGTGGGCTAACATTACCGAGCACTGCAGCTTTGGCCCGTCCGATGGCATTTTGTGCGAGGAGGCGAAGTCACCATTCAACAACCGGAACTTCGTTAATACCGCCGGCAACATCAGCCGGTACAACATTTATGCTCCGATATGCATCCAGGCGCCCAACGGGACAAGCTACTCCAGTAGCTAT TTACCTGGCTACGATCCATGCATAGACAACTACGTCGAGGTCTACTTGAATTGCCCTGAGGTGCAGAAGGCAATCCATGCTCGGGCCAATACCGATTGGTCAGTCTGTAC GGGATTGCCGTGGAACGACTGGCCGTTAAGCATGGTGCCAACGCTCTCGTGGCTTATCGACACCGGATTAAGAGTTTGGGTGTACAG TGGCGATATGGATGACGTTTGCCCCATTACTGCAACGAGGTACTCCGTTAAGGACCTCAATCTGACGGTCACAAAGCCATGGCGTCCGTGGTATACTCCTGCCAACGAG GTTGGAGGCTACATTCAACAATACGAGCGAGGATTCACGTTTGCCTCCGTGAGGGGATCTGGTCACCTGGTGCCAAGTTTCCAACCTAAGAGATCGCTGGTTCTCTTCTACTCCTTCTTGAAAGGCGTGCTTCCACCTGCTGTTTCATTGTGGCGTCCGTGA
- the LOC136548740 gene encoding serine carboxypeptidase 1-like, with the protein MAPRNQISCCILLAAILLALPLTNAAALDQAALLRQLIESRQAQAKSATAAGPAETDPWADHVRSFGHLPTYCKSPKGSKEADRIKALPGQPPRVNFEQYSGYVTVDEEHGRALFYYFVESPYDAASKPLVLWLNGGEQLQGVCSMQARFGV; encoded by the coding sequence ATGGCGCCGAGGAATCAGATCTCGTGTTGCATTCTCCTCGCGGCGATCCTACTCGCCCTACCGCTGACGAACGCCGCCGCCCTGGACCAAGCCGCGCTGCTGAGGCAGCTCATCGAGTCCCGGCAGGCCCAAGCAAAATCGGCGACCGCAGCCGGGCCTGCCGAAACCGACCCATGGGCTGACCACGTGAGAAGCTTCGGTCACCTGCCCACGTACTGCAAGTCGCCCAAGGGCAGCAAGGAGGCTGACAGGATCAAGGCGCTGCCGGGGCAGCCGCCGCGCGTCAATTTCGAGCAGTACTCCGGCTACGTGACGGTGGACGAAGAGCACGGCCGCGCGCTCTTCTACTACTTCGTGGAGTCCCCCTACGACGCCGCCTCCAAGCCCCTCGTCCTCTGGCTCAACGGAGGTGAGCAGCTACAGGGTGTTTGCAGCATGCAAGCtcgttttggtgtttga